From the Cryptomeria japonica unplaced genomic scaffold, Sugi_1.0 HiC_scaffold_57, whole genome shotgun sequence genome, one window contains:
- the LOC131863197 gene encoding LRR receptor-like serine/threonine-protein kinase FLS2: MAPLLLFPFVFSIFSISTFPHYLNNISQEQQYLLLQFKAAIWNNNDNLQPNWTPLRPLCNWTGVTCDRSSQSVVTLNLSSMNLHGIISPILGNLSSLRSLDLSKNALAGNIPSQLGRLPHLQVLWLYSNQLQGTIPPSLSACRNLYDLRLSFNQLHGSIPPELSLLTNLKILYLGINNLTGSIPSSLGNLSALVELDLGINNLRGTIPPTLSTCRGLHDLRLTFNQLHSSIPHELSLLTSLEILYLGANNFTGTIPRSLANLSSLVELELAKNDLSGIIPHELGMLPHLQFLNLWGNKLSGTIPSSLGNLSALTVLDLTRNHLQGTIPPTLSACRGLKILHLGANNLSGTIPPELGMLTHLEALYLNKNKLSGTIPNSLGNLSALKNLSLSENNLQGSIPW, translated from the coding sequence ATGGCTCCTCTATTGTTATTCCCTTTTGTGTTTTCCATTTTTTCAATCTCCACTTTTCCTCACTATCTCAATAATATCTCTCAAGAACAACAATATTTGCTCTTGCAATTCAAAGCCGCCATTTGGAATAACAATGACAATTTACAGCCCAACTGGACGCCCCTTCGGCCCCTCTGCAATTGGACTGGCGTCACCTGCGATCGTTCTTCTCAGTCTGTCGTCACCCTCAATTTATCGAGCATGAACTTACACGGCATAATCTCTCCTATCCTAGGGAATCTCTCCTCTCTTCGATCCCTTGACCTCTCCAAAAATGCCCTCGCTGGTAACATTCCATCTCAACTCGGCCGACTTCCCCATCTGCAGGTACTCTGGCTCTATAGCAATCAATTGCAAGGAACCATTCCGCCCTCTCTCTCCGCTTGCCGCAATTTGTATGACCTCAGACTTTCCTTTAACCAACTGCATGGCAGCATTCCGCCCGAGCTTAGTCTCCTCACAAATTTGAAGATCCTCTACTTGGGAATAAACAATCTCACCGGTTCCATTCCCAGTTCTTTAGGAAATCTGTCTGCGTTGGTTGAATTGGATTTGGGAATAAATAATCTCAGAGGCACCATTCCGCCCACTCTGTCCACTTGCCGCGGTTTGCATGACCTGAGACTCACTTTTAACCAACTGCATAGCAGCATTCCGCACGAGTTGAGTCTCCTAACGAGTTTGGAGATCCTTTACTTGGGAGCAAACAATTTCACTGGTACCATTCCCCGTTCTTTAGCAAATCTATCCTCTTTGGTTGAATTGGAATTGGCAAAAAATGATCTCAGTGGTATTATTCCTCATGAACTGGGCATGCTCCCTCACCTTCAGTTTCTTAACCTTTGGGGAAATAAGTTATCTGGCACCATTCCTAGTTCTTTAGGAAATCTGTCTGCCTTGACTGTTTTAGATTTGACGAGAAACCATCTACAGGGCACAATTCCACCCACTCTCTCCGCTTGCCGCGGTTTGAAGATCCTTCATCTGGGAGCAAACAATCTCTCCGGAACCATTCCTCCTGAATTGGGCATGCTCACTCACCTTGAGGCTCTCTACCTTAATAAAAACAAGTTATCCGGCACCATTCCTAATTCCTTAGGAAATCTGTCTGCCTTGAAGAATTTAAGTTTGTCAGAAAACAATCTCCAAGGCTCCATTCCCTGGTGA